From a single Miscanthus floridulus cultivar M001 chromosome 8, ASM1932011v1, whole genome shotgun sequence genomic region:
- the LOC136470752 gene encoding CASP-like protein 1U2: protein MYGSDCHVMDDPPAAPNGSKVVTLLFRLSTLALALTSAVVMATASECTIYGDLHDGAGTATAVTFKDYQPFVYLVGSNIAATILEVAAIYLQVVAGNKQGGDANDEEDAPPPPMINPRDVLVAADVAVQVLLYSATGAVFAAAMAYGPQISACAGASAGAGHLCEQVRRSKIISLAASLSAGLASIAKDVPLPFSVWPHM from the exons ATGTACGGTTCTGACTGCCATGTGATGGACGACCCCCCGGCGGCGCCAAATGGTTCCAAGGTGGTGACCCTGCTGTTTCGCCTGTCCACGCTGGCGCTGGCGCTCACCTCGGCGGTCGTCATGGCCACCGCCAGCGAGTGCACCATCTACGGCGACCTCCACGACGGCGCCGGCACCGCCACTGCCGTCACCTTCAAGGATTACCAGCCCTTCGT ATACCTTGTAGGGTCCAACATCGCAGCGACGATCCTGGAGGTGGCCGCGATCTACCTACAGGTCGTCGCCGGCAACAAGCAGGGCGGCGACGCCAACGACGAGGAggatgcgccgccgccgcccatgatTAATCCCCGGGACGTCCTGGTTGCCGCCGACGTCGCTGTGCAGGTGCTGCTCTACTCCGCCACCGGCGCGGTGTTCGCGGCGGCGATGGCCTACGGCCCGCAGATCAGCGCCTGCGCCGGcgccagcgccggcgccggccacTTGTGCGAGCAGGTGCGCAGGTCCAAGATCATCTCCTTGGCCGCCAGCCTCTCCGCCGGCCTCGCCTCCATCGCCAAGGACGTCCCGCTGCCCTTCTCCGTCTGGCCCCATATGTAG
- the LOC136470751 gene encoding transcriptional regulator SUPERMAN-like — protein sequence MELGPERKDDEGAAARASPSSSSPSCEADDDKDLPKQQQRDIGGGGGGDDDDDEGTRQPYRCTFCRRGFPTAQALGGHMNVHRRHRGRPAAVSAGAAAGSSAPSVYDYDQQPCSTMTTSTTPVLAFARQASTRPAAGGVAALQAQRKPHELLPLFGRGDCCAAGRGSGAAAGDVREDRYFAIAEEGDGGEVLDLELRLGGAGS from the coding sequence ATGGAGTTGGGGCCAGAGAGGAAGGACGACGAGGGTGCAGCTGCACGGGcgtcgccatcgtcgtcgtcCCCGAGCTGCGAGGCCGACGACGACAAGGATCTGCCGAAGCAGCAGCAGCGggacatcggcggcggcggcggcggcgacgacgacgacgacgagggaaCAAGGCAGCCGTACAGGTGCACTTTCTGCAGGAGGGGTTTCCCGACGGCGCAGGCGCTCGGCGGCCACATGAACGTCCACCGTCGGCACAGGGGCAGACCAGCAGCAGTGTCCGCCGGCGCCGCAGCGGGAAGCAGCGCCCCCAGTGTCTACGACTACGACCAGCAGCCGTGCTCGACGATGACGACGTCGACGACGCCCGTTCTGGCGTTCGCCCGACAGGCTTCGACTCGGCCGGCGGCTGGCGGTGTGGCCGCGTTGCAAGCCCAACGGAAGCCGCACGAGCTGCTGCCTCTGTTCGGCCGCGGTGACTGCTGCGCTGCCGGCCGTGGCAGTGGCGCGGCCGCCGGAGATGTACGAGAAGATCGCTACTTCGCCATCGCCGAGGAGGGGGATGGAGGGGAGGTGCTGGACTTGGAGCTCAGGCTTGGAGGTGCAGGATCATGA
- the LOC136478411 gene encoding probable E3 ubiquitin-protein ligase RHB1A: MGACCCCSSRASELDGAPVHIYHQQNSEEHEPLSSAVGGPSPTPAIVAVDTNLDTSSLDTYRAPPAPLPYDVCFAVAQNPDLEKSDIKIKTDGQQSPKVDEFESCEKVPPEDKADEEDVCPICLEEYDEENPRSVTKCEHHFHLCCILEWMERSETCPVCDQVTLIDEMYA; this comes from the exons AtgggtgcctgctgctgctgttcatCAAGGGCGTCTGAGTTAGATGGAGCACCAGTGCATATCTAT CATCAACAAAATTCTGAGGAGCATGAACCCTTGTCTTCAGCTGTTGGTGGACCATCTCCAACTCCTGCTATAGTTGCAGTTGACACAAATCTTGATACATCCTCTCTTGACACTTACCGAGCACCACCTGCACCTTTGCCTTATGATGTTTGCTTTGCAGTTGCACAAAATCCTG ATTTGGAGAAGTCAGACATTAAAATCAAAACTGACGGGCAGCAGTCCCCAAAAGTGGATGAATTTGAGTCATGCGAAAAAGTTCCCCCTGAGGATAAGGCTGATGAGGAGGATGTTTGTCCAATCTGTCTTGAAG AATATGATGAAGAAAATCCCCGTTCAGTGACCAAATGCGAGCATCATTTCCATCTCTGTTGCATACTTGAATGGATGGAGAGAAGCGAGACATGCCCAGTTTGTGACCAG GTAACTCTGATAGATGAGATGTACGCATAG